In Synechococcales cyanobacterium T60_A2020_003, the following are encoded in one genomic region:
- a CDS encoding response regulator transcription factor — protein sequence MTNTHEFQAVKDVESQGITVVLIEDHDLTRVGLKTAFQARGNISVLGESGNALQGLRLLETLKPDVAVVDIGLPDMDGIELIRKYRERSDAEQPSSKILMLTMHDSEDSVMAAFAAGADSYCMKDINIDTLVEAIRATHTGNSWIDPAIANVVLRQFQDQVPAASNERTIQIAAVAPEYEQVLKTYPLTERELEILGLIVAGCSNAEIAERLYITIGTVKTHVRNVLNTLCANDRTQAAVRALRAGLVA from the coding sequence ATGACGAATACCCATGAGTTCCAAGCCGTAAAGGATGTTGAGTCTCAAGGGATTACCGTAGTTTTGATTGAAGACCATGATTTAACCCGAGTTGGCTTGAAGACGGCGTTCCAGGCGAGAGGGAATATTTCTGTGCTGGGGGAGTCGGGGAATGCGCTTCAAGGGTTGCGGCTTTTGGAAACGCTGAAGCCGGATGTCGCGGTTGTGGATATTGGCCTGCCCGACATGGACGGAATTGAACTTATCCGCAAGTATCGGGAACGCAGCGATGCTGAGCAACCCTCCTCCAAGATTCTGATGCTAACCATGCATGACAGCGAGGATTCGGTGATGGCGGCCTTTGCTGCCGGAGCAGATTCCTACTGCATGAAGGACATAAACATTGACACCCTTGTTGAAGCAATCCGAGCTACCCACACAGGGAATTCGTGGATTGATCCGGCGATCGCCAATGTGGTGCTGCGCCAGTTCCAAGATCAAGTGCCAGCCGCATCGAACGAGCGAACCATTCAGATTGCAGCCGTTGCCCCGGAGTATGAACAGGTTCTCAAGACCTACCCGCTGACAGAGCGTGAACTAGAGATCCTGGGGTTAATTGTGGCAGGGTGCAGCAATGCCGAAATAGCCGAACGCCTATACATCACCATTGGCACGGTCAAAACCCACGTTCGCAATGTGCTGAATACGCTTTGTGCTAACGATCGCACTCAGGCAGCAGTGCGTGCCCTGCGAGCGGGTTTGGTCGCTTAG